One genomic segment of Aliarcobacter cibarius includes these proteins:
- the serS gene encoding serine--tRNA ligase: MIDIKLLQNDFEKTSLSLEKKGVSNEVLENLKTLALNTKYKRQEMEDTTAEQNLLSKEFGRYKKENLDVIPLQDKINSLKNKKQELEEEVRALEEDLSSIVLGLPNMPDESVPVGADENENVVLEVVGTKPTFSFTPKEHWDLECDWLDFERGVKLAKSRFTAIKGDGARLERALINYMLDFNRQRGFNEWYVPFMANTNTLLGTGQLPKFADDLFKIEGEDLYLIPTAEVSLTNLYNDEILSKSELPLLLTSYTPCFRKEAGSAGRDTRGLIRQHQFDKVEMVAITSQEQSDEIFEKMVQCASDLLSSLELCHQKVQLCTGDLGFSAAVTIDLEVWLPGQNKFREISSISNTRDFQARRAKIRYKDDKKNIFAHTLNGSSLAVGRTLLAIMENYQNEDGSVTIPEVLKPYLR; encoded by the coding sequence ATGATAGATATAAAATTATTACAAAATGATTTTGAAAAGACTAGTCTTTCTTTAGAAAAAAAAGGTGTTTCTAATGAAGTTTTAGAAAATCTTAAAACTTTAGCTTTAAACACAAAATATAAAAGACAAGAGATGGAAGATACAACAGCAGAACAAAATCTTTTATCAAAAGAGTTTGGAAGATATAAAAAAGAAAATCTTGATGTAATACCTCTACAAGATAAAATAAATAGTTTAAAAAATAAAAAACAAGAGTTAGAGGAAGAAGTTAGAGCTTTAGAAGAAGATTTATCTTCTATAGTTTTAGGTCTTCCAAATATGCCTGATGAATCTGTTCCTGTTGGTGCAGATGAAAATGAGAATGTAGTTTTAGAAGTTGTTGGAACAAAACCAACTTTTAGTTTTACGCCAAAAGAACATTGGGATTTAGAGTGTGATTGGTTAGATTTTGAAAGAGGTGTTAAGCTTGCAAAATCAAGATTTACAGCAATTAAAGGTGATGGGGCAAGACTTGAAAGAGCTTTAATAAATTATATGCTTGATTTTAACAGACAAAGAGGATTTAATGAATGGTATGTTCCTTTCATGGCAAATACTAATACACTTTTAGGAACAGGACAACTTCCAAAATTTGCAGATGATTTATTTAAAATTGAGGGTGAAGATTTATATTTAATTCCAACTGCGGAAGTAAGTCTTACAAATTTATATAATGATGAAATTCTATCTAAAAGTGAATTGCCTTTACTTCTTACATCTTATACTCCTTGTTTTAGAAAAGAAGCTGGTAGTGCAGGGCGTGATACAAGAGGGCTTATAAGACAACATCAGTTCGATAAAGTTGAAATGGTTGCTATTACTTCACAAGAGCAATCTGATGAGATTTTTGAGAAAATGGTTCAGTGTGCTAGTGATTTATTAAGTTCATTAGAGCTTTGTCACCAAAAAGTTCAACTTTGTACAGGAGATTTAGGGTTTAGTGCAGCCGTTACAATAGATTTAGAAGTTTGGCTCCCTGGTCAAAATAAATTTAGAGAAATTTCTTCTATTTCTAATACAAGAGATTTTCAAGCAAGACGAGCAAAAATAAGATATAAAGATGATAAGAAAAATATTTTTGCACATACTTTAAATGGTTCTAGTTTAGCAGTTGGAAGAACTCTTTTAGCTATTATGGAAAATTATCAAAATGAAGATGGAAGTGTTACTATTCCAGAAGTACTAAAACCTTATTTAAGATAA